A window of Lytechinus variegatus isolate NC3 chromosome 15, Lvar_3.0, whole genome shotgun sequence contains these coding sequences:
- the LOC121428706 gene encoding major facilitator superfamily domain-containing protein 6-like codes for MDSRVGMNERTERRILAGNDYITSSGEEVSLLNKSREETEPLEENRRGWCGFILRKNYLSLDNDEMKVDSEKKMRSPARRFAINQTMLPYKMFYFLSDGASSCIAPYRSLYLKQLGLGPSRIGVVAAMKPLATFLSNAMIGFLADRYGWRKAIMLTSLLIWIGSLLAFGFLPPASEVSRSVAVEQLKDMISQFNHTDLAEEELLLRGVRSAENRFQTHRELQLRFNERLNRLRCLVMNCTTDGMPLDSLPHHGKDYRLAKKMFDPSRGRHDGHRMHVSSTESPLSTMTSGRTNHLEISLGMDIIDNLDASNNLSEGSNLVHDALGGNEPFTEFPLTSNMVIELSSDRSWLFDQRELFRLFLIILVITNIIYISLGSFMRLADTATLSALANDPASEVSDYGWHRSFGGLGWAIW; via the coding sequence ATGGATTCACGGGTTGGTATGAACGAGAGGACCGAAAGGCGCATACTCGCTGGGAACGATTATATCACTTCGAGTGGAGAGGAGGTTTCATTATTGAACAAGTCAAGAGAAGAGACAGAACCTCTTGAGGAGAATAGGCGGGGTTGGTGTGGATTCATACTTCGGAAGAATTATCTCTCGCTTGATAACGACGAAATGAAGGTGGACTCAGAAAAGAAGATGCGCTCGCCCGCGAGGCGCTTTGCGATTAACCAAACCATGTTGCCGTATAAGATGTTTTATTTCCTGTCTGATGGGGCATCTTCATGTATTGCTCCGTATCGCTCGCTCTATCTCAAACAACTTGGGTTGGGACCGAGTCGCATTGGAGTTGTGGCTGCCATGAAGCCTCTAGCAACATTTCTCTCCAATGCCATGATCGGGTTCTTGGCGGATCGGTACGGATGGCGGAAGGCGATCATGCTGACGAGTTTATTGATTTGGATCGGGAGTCTCCTTGCCTTTGGGTTTCTTCCACCGGCTTCTGAGGTATCCAGATCAGTGGCCGTGGAGCAGCTGAAGGACATGATCTCCCAATTCAACCACACTGACCTGGCTGAAGAGGAACTGTTACTGAGGGGAGTACGGTCGGCTGAAAATAGATTTCAGACTCATAGAGAACTCCAACTACGGTTTAACGAACGATTGAACCGCCTTCGTTGCTTGGTGATGAACTGCACGACGGACGGGATGCCGTTGGATTCCTTACCACATCACGGGAAAGATTATCGATTGGCGAAGAAGATGTTTGATCCATCAAGGGGCAGGCATGATGGACATCGCATGCATGTTTCGTCAACTGAATCGCCCTTGTCAACGATGACGTCTGGAAGAACCAACCACTTGGAAATCTCATTAGGAATGGATATCATAGATAACCTTGATGCATCAAACAACTTAAGCGAAGGGAGCAATCTCGTCCACGACGCCCTCGGTGGCAACGAACCCTTCACGGAGTTTCCGCTGACCTCGAATATGGTCATCGAGCTCTCTTCCGACCGCAGCTGGCTTTTCGACCAGCGGGAGCTCTTCCGGCTTTtcctcatcatcctcgtcatcaccaacatcatctaCATCTCACTGGGATCATTCATGAGACTCGCTGATACTGCGACCCTCAGTGCTCTCGCTAACGATCCGGCAAGCGAAGTGTCGGACTACGGCTGGCATCGCTCCTTCGGCGGACTAGGATGGGCCATCTGGTAA